One window from the genome of Candidatus Synechococcus calcipolaris G9 encodes:
- a CDS encoding M61 family metallopeptidase — MTVAAIAPEPSLSPTYWLHYQVDCTQPQSHLLTVTLTILTQDQTSLDLKCPVWTPGSYLIREYARHIQDFQAHQADGTPLPWQKISKNHWCISLGAESIAAESIAAESIEKVVVSYRVYAYELTVRTNHCDASHAYFNPAALCLYVPKYRDRPLQITIIAPVGWQVTTPLPTLSNQTHGFWAENYDTLVDSPFEIGCHDLYSFQVQGKPHELAVWGQGNLDPDRAIADIEKIIKVEADLFGGLPYDRYVFFLHLTAKSYGGLEHKNGCSLIFSRFGFRQPEQYQRFLCLVAHEFFHLWNVKRLRPKELEVFDYDQENYTPCLWFCEGITSYYDQLIPLWAQLFDAATYLKLLSESLNRYLQTPGRQVQSLADSSFDAWIKLYRPDANSPNAQMSYYLKGELVALLLDLRIRLAHNHRRSLNNVLQNLWHTYGIPETGYSHDQLWAEIEAVAEEDLGDFRRRYVEQTDELPLAETLGKVGLELVHDEGKAIPYTGIQLKQTHGAAILKTVFRHSPAQDAGLAPGDELVAIARWRITAEQWQEHLRNYQPGDHLEITFFREGILHTTTLVLGDPQPHKYVLRRHREASSGAIDHLCAWLGPSARGLGSLG; from the coding sequence ATGACGGTAGCCGCGATCGCCCCGGAACCCTCCCTATCGCCCACCTATTGGTTGCACTATCAGGTGGACTGTACCCAACCCCAGTCCCATCTGTTGACCGTGACCCTGACTATTTTGACCCAGGACCAAACCAGCCTTGATCTCAAATGTCCGGTGTGGACCCCCGGTTCCTATCTGATCCGTGAGTATGCCCGCCATATCCAGGATTTTCAGGCCCATCAGGCCGACGGGACTCCCCTACCTTGGCAAAAGATCAGCAAAAACCATTGGTGTATTTCTCTGGGGGCAGAGTCAATAGCAGCAGAGTCGATAGCAGCAGAGTCGATCGAGAAAGTGGTGGTCTCCTACCGAGTCTATGCCTACGAATTAACGGTACGCACCAATCACTGTGATGCCAGCCATGCCTACTTTAATCCTGCGGCCCTCTGTCTCTACGTGCCGAAATACCGCGATCGCCCCCTCCAGATCACGATTATTGCTCCCGTTGGTTGGCAGGTGACGACTCCCCTACCCACCTTATCCAATCAAACCCATGGATTTTGGGCAGAAAACTATGACACCTTGGTGGATAGCCCCTTTGAGATTGGTTGTCATGACCTCTATTCCTTTCAAGTCCAGGGGAAACCCCACGAATTAGCGGTGTGGGGCCAGGGAAATTTAGACCCGGATCGGGCGATCGCCGATATTGAAAAAATCATTAAGGTGGAGGCGGATCTGTTTGGCGGCTTGCCCTACGATCGCTATGTGTTTTTCCTTCATTTAACGGCAAAAAGCTATGGTGGCCTAGAGCATAAAAATGGTTGCTCGTTGATTTTTAGCCGCTTTGGCTTTCGGCAGCCGGAGCAATACCAGCGATTTCTTTGTTTGGTGGCCCACGAGTTTTTCCATCTTTGGAATGTGAAGCGACTCCGGCCCAAGGAACTAGAGGTTTTCGACTACGACCAAGAGAACTACACGCCCTGTCTCTGGTTCTGTGAGGGGATCACCAGCTACTACGATCAACTGATTCCCCTCTGGGCCCAATTATTTGATGCCGCAACCTACCTCAAGCTCCTTTCCGAAAGCCTGAATCGCTATCTACAAACCCCTGGCCGGCAGGTGCAGTCCTTAGCTGACTCCAGCTTCGACGCCTGGATTAAGCTCTATCGACCCGATGCCAATAGTCCCAATGCCCAGATGTCCTACTATCTGAAGGGTGAATTAGTGGCCCTGTTGTTGGATCTGCGAATTCGCCTGGCCCACAATCACCGGCGATCGCTCAATAATGTACTTCAGAACCTGTGGCACACCTATGGAATCCCGGAAACTGGCTACAGTCACGATCAACTCTGGGCAGAAATTGAGGCGGTCGCTGAAGAAGACCTGGGAGATTTTCGCCGCCGCTATGTTGAACAAACCGATGAGTTGCCCCTTGCAGAAACTCTAGGGAAGGTTGGCCTAGAACTTGTCCACGACGAAGGTAAGGCCATTCCCTACACGGGTATTCAGTTGAAACAAACCCATGGTGCGGCCATCCTAAAAACGGTTTTCCGGCATTCCCCGGCCCAAGACGCTGGCCTGGCCCCCGGCGATGAACTGGTGGCGATCGCCCGTTGGCGAATCACTGCGGAACAATGGCAGGAACACCTACGCAACTATCAACCGGGGGATCATCTGGAAATAACCTTCTTCCGGGAGGGGATACTGCACACCACTACCCTGGTTTTAGGGGATCCTCAGCCCCATAAATACGTTCTCCGTCGCCATCGGGAGGCTTCCTCTGGGGCGATCGATCATCTCTGTGCCTGGCTAGGCCCATCGGCCCGGGGCCTAGGGTCGCTAGGATAG